The genomic DNA GTGTTCTGGTTAATTGTAATTCTGCTTGCTCAAAATGATTACTGTATAAATGTACATCACCTAAAGTATGCACAAAATCACCCACTTCTAAATCCGTTACTTGAGCTACCATCATGGTCAGCAAAGCATAACTAGCAATATTAAAAGGCACGCCTAAAAATACATCGGCACTACGTTGATATAACTGACAAAACAATTTATTATCTGCCACATAAAATTGAAACAAAGTGTGACAAGGTGGTAATGCCATTTCTTCAACTAAAGCAGGATTCCACGCTGAAACAATCATACGCCTAGAATCTGGATTGGTTTTAATGGTATCTATCACCTGCTTAATTTGATCAATTGAGCTACCATCATAAGTTGGCCATGAACGCCACTGATAACCATACACAGGTCCTAACTCTCCATCTTCATCTGCCCACTCATCCCAAATACTGACTTTATTATCTCGTAAATATTTGATATTAGTATCACCTTTTAAAAACCATAACAATTCATGGATAATCGAGCGTAAGTGTAACTTCTTAGTTGTTAATACAGGAAACCCTTTTTGTAAATCAAAACGCATTTGATAGCCAAAAATGGAACGAGTCCCTGTCCCCGTTCGATCAGACTTATCTATTCCTTGTGTTAAAATTCTATCCAATAAATCTAAATAAGCTTGCATTTTACATCCTTACTCGACCTAAACGATAAACTGCTAAGCTACCCAAAATATTTGAAAAATGTTGAATGCTTTTACCCTTGGTCAAAACTATACGCTCTTCTACACTGATATCGATGTCTTGGCATAATTTTTCAAAATCAGTCAAGGTGCACCAATGAATATTGGGTGTGTCATACCAACTATAAGGCATACTTTCTGAAACTGGCATATGTCCTCCAAAACCAATTTGAATTCGATTGCGCCAATAACCAAAATTAGGAAAAGTGACAATCAACTGATTACCTACTCTAGCCATTTCTTGCAAAATACCTTCTGTATTACGCATAGCTTGAATAGTTTGAGATAAAACCACCACATCAAACTGACCATTATTAAAAATGTCTAATCCATTCTCTATATTACCTTGTAAAACATTAATCCCTTTTTCCATTGATTTCAATATCCGATTGGTATCAATTTCAATACCATAGCCTTGGCAATTTTTTTGTGTTTTCAGGGCATACAATAATTCTCCCTCGCCACATCCTAAATCTAACACTCTAGAACGCTCAGGTATCCAATCAAAAATATACTTTAAATCAATCCTCAACATGATTGATCTCCCAATTGATACGTGAAAAATAAATTTTCATACCTCTCATATAAGCAGGATCATCTAATAAAAAGGCATCATGCCCATAAATTGATTCAACTTCCAAATATTGAACTGTTTTTTCCTCATGAATCAATGCTTGTAAAATCTCCTTAGATCGTTTCGGTGCAAATCGCCAATCACTACTAAAACTCACTAAAAAAGTTTTGGCTTGTATTCTTTTAACAGCTTGCCTAAGTTCTCCACCATATGCCTGTGCAGGATCAAAATAATCAAGAGCTTTGGTCATTAACAAATAACTATTACCATCAAAAGAATCAGAAAACTTATCTCCTTGATACCTTAAATAAGATTCTACTTCAAAATCAGTATCATAGTTATATCGTAACTTACCATGTTTTAATTCTCTGCCAAATTTCATACCCAGCCCCTGCTCTGCTAAATAAGTGATATGACCCATCATTCTGGCTATCTTCAAACCATTTCGTGGTCTAGCAGCATATTCTTGATAAAATCCATGATAAAAATGAGGATCTGATAGTATGGCTTGTCTAGCGACATCATTAAAAGCAATATTTTGCGCTGATAACTGAGGTGCTGAGGCAATGATCACTGCATGCTTTAGCCGTTGTGGAAAATCAATTGCCCATTGTAGTGCTTGCATACCTCCTAAGCTACCACCAACCACAGCTGCCCATTGAGATATCCCCAAATAATCTGCTAATAGTGCTTGTGATTGAACCCAATCTTCCACCGTAATCACAGGAAAATCAGAACCATATAATTTACCTGTCTTAGGATTAATAGAGCTAGGACCAGTACTACCATGGCAACCACCTAAATTATTTAGGCCAACAACAAAAAAATAATTAGTATCAATAGGCTTACCGGGTCCAACCATATTATCCCACCAACCAGAATATTTATCTTTCTCTGTATATTTACCTGCTACATGATGATTACCTGATAAAGCATGGCAAATTAATACAGCATTAGAATGTGCTTGATTTAATATGCCATAAGTCTCTATCATTAATTCAAATTCTGGTAATATAACTCCTTTTTTAAGCTGAAGTAATTGATTAAACTTAATTTTTTTTGGGCTACCTATTGCAATATTTTGTTCCATTATTCTAATCAAATACCTTAAATTAAATCACTTCTGGGGTAACAAATCGCC from Neisseriaceae bacterium includes the following:
- the metW gene encoding methionine biosynthesis protein MetW, which gives rise to MMLRIDLKYIFDWIPERSRVLDLGCGEGELLYALKTQKNCQGYGIEIDTNRILKSMEKGINVLQGNIENGLDIFNNGQFDVVVLSQTIQAMRNTEGILQEMARVGNQLIVTFPNFGYWRNRIQIGFGGHMPVSESMPYSWYDTPNIHWCTLTDFEKLCQDIDISVEERIVLTKGKSIQHFSNILGSLAVYRLGRVRM
- a CDS encoding homoserine O-acetyltransferase; this encodes MEQNIAIGSPKKIKFNQLLQLKKGVILPEFELMIETYGILNQAHSNAVLICHALSGNHHVAGKYTEKDKYSGWWDNMVGPGKPIDTNYFFVVGLNNLGGCHGSTGPSSINPKTGKLYGSDFPVITVEDWVQSQALLADYLGISQWAAVVGGSLGGMQALQWAIDFPQRLKHAVIIASAPQLSAQNIAFNDVARQAILSDPHFYHGFYQEYAARPRNGLKIARMMGHITYLAEQGLGMKFGRELKHGKLRYNYDTDFEVESYLRYQGDKFSDSFDGNSYLLMTKALDYFDPAQAYGGELRQAVKRIQAKTFLVSFSSDWRFAPKRSKEILQALIHEEKTVQYLEVESIYGHDAFLLDDPAYMRGMKIYFSRINWEINHVED
- a CDS encoding thymidylate synthase, with the translated sequence MQAYLDLLDRILTQGIDKSDRTGTGTRSIFGYQMRFDLQKGFPVLTTKKLHLRSIIHELLWFLKGDTNIKYLRDNKVSIWDEWADEDGELGPVYGYQWRSWPTYDGSSIDQIKQVIDTIKTNPDSRRMIVSAWNPALVEEMALPPCHTLFQFYVADNKLFCQLYQRSADVFLGVPFNIASYALLTMMVAQVTDLEVGDFVHTLGDVHLYSNHFEQAELQLTRTPKELPMMKINPEIKDIFQFSFEDFELEDYNPYPSIKAEVAV